A section of the Elizabethkingia anophelis R26 genome encodes:
- a CDS encoding TonB-dependent receptor, protein MLLRLLLSIFVFVFSLLQAQVTISGKVTAKGKALKNVSVTLKDTYDGATTDANGNYTFQTSEKDSHTLVFSNSDYADVVKEITLASQNLVVNAEMKSTFNEINAVVITAGSIEASDKNRASALLKPLDIYTTAGADAQITSALGFLPGVQKVGESEGLFVRGGTGTESKIFMDGNLINNYFTNSVPGIAGRDRFNTSLFKGNVFSSGGYSALYGQALSSVLTLESIDLPERTSADFGLSPIFATGSFQKVDSERTHSYGIQAAYSNLELMTKVFKFNTNFDNGPAGFSTNANFRIKTKKGGFIKYYGSYDSNDMSLKQESLESKYNETGVKMKGDNTFHNLSYREKLGRYTLNLGSTFTYNKNDMNLDFLNNGQRVYGIGIENHGSYFNAKAVLERKINKASIIRGGVEFQNSIEDMTYQPENAPRFKKHYQDLISSVFAETDLALDQHFSARIGVRAENSSYISKWNFSPRLAIAYRISKEWTSSLAYGIFYQNPESKYINYPAPLGFQRADHYIFQIQRSANERNFRLEAFYKDYRRLTKTYNYGDLQNQTSFNNIQSAINVDGDGFAKGFELFWRDKKSIKNVDYWISYSYLDSKRDFLNYPYSLNPNFASKHTLSFVAKRFFTSLKTQVNASYTFNSGRPYYDIISQNGQNIIRNEGTIKDFSALNLSINYLPNLGKKDAKSFPVFVLSVNNVLNTKNIYGYNFSSNGQSSALRPPVNTFVFIGVFISFGIDRTQDAINSTL, encoded by the coding sequence ATGCTACTAAGATTACTACTTTCGATTTTTGTTTTTGTGTTTTCTCTTCTGCAGGCACAGGTAACTATCTCCGGAAAGGTTACTGCCAAAGGAAAAGCATTAAAGAATGTTTCTGTAACTCTAAAAGACACCTATGACGGGGCTACAACAGATGCTAATGGTAATTATACATTTCAAACGTCTGAAAAAGACAGTCATACATTGGTGTTTAGTAATTCCGATTATGCTGATGTTGTAAAGGAAATTACATTAGCATCTCAGAATCTTGTAGTGAATGCAGAAATGAAATCTACATTTAATGAAATAAATGCTGTTGTAATTACTGCCGGATCTATTGAAGCAAGTGATAAAAACAGAGCTTCTGCATTACTAAAACCTTTAGATATCTATACTACAGCCGGAGCAGATGCGCAGATTACGTCGGCTTTAGGGTTTCTTCCGGGAGTTCAGAAAGTAGGAGAGAGTGAGGGATTATTTGTGAGAGGAGGTACAGGAACGGAAAGTAAAATATTTATGGATGGCAATCTTATTAATAATTATTTTACAAATTCAGTTCCGGGAATAGCAGGCAGAGACCGATTTAATACCTCATTATTCAAAGGAAATGTATTTTCTTCTGGTGGTTATTCTGCTCTTTACGGACAGGCGCTTTCTTCAGTTTTAACTTTAGAGAGCATTGATTTGCCGGAAAGAACATCAGCAGATTTCGGATTATCTCCAATATTTGCTACAGGTTCTTTTCAGAAGGTAGATAGTGAAAGAACTCATTCGTATGGTATTCAGGCAGCTTATTCCAATCTCGAACTGATGACTAAAGTATTTAAATTCAACACTAATTTTGATAATGGGCCTGCTGGGTTTTCAACCAATGCTAACTTTAGAATAAAAACAAAAAAAGGAGGATTTATTAAGTATTATGGTAGCTATGATAGCAATGATATGTCCTTGAAGCAAGAAAGCCTGGAATCTAAATATAATGAGACAGGTGTGAAAATGAAAGGAGATAATACTTTTCATAATCTGTCTTATAGAGAAAAATTAGGCAGATATACATTGAATTTAGGGTCCACATTTACCTACAATAAAAATGATATGAATCTCGATTTTCTGAATAACGGACAAAGAGTTTACGGAATCGGAATTGAGAATCATGGATCATATTTTAATGCAAAAGCCGTTTTAGAAAGAAAAATCAACAAGGCTTCTATTATTCGGGGCGGGGTAGAGTTTCAGAATAGCATTGAAGATATGACTTATCAGCCTGAGAATGCACCGCGATTCAAAAAACATTATCAGGATCTTATATCTTCTGTTTTTGCTGAAACAGATTTGGCTTTAGATCAGCATTTTTCTGCACGTATCGGAGTCAGAGCAGAAAACTCCTCATATATCTCTAAATGGAATTTTTCACCAAGGCTGGCAATTGCTTACAGAATCTCTAAAGAATGGACAAGTTCATTAGCTTATGGTATTTTCTATCAGAACCCTGAATCTAAATATATTAATTACCCGGCCCCTCTGGGCTTTCAGAGAGCTGATCACTATATATTTCAGATTCAGAGATCTGCAAACGAAAGAAATTTCCGTCTTGAGGCTTTCTACAAAGATTACAGAAGACTTACAAAAACCTATAATTATGGGGATCTGCAAAATCAGACTTCTTTCAACAACATCCAGTCGGCAATTAATGTAGATGGAGACGGATTTGCTAAAGGATTTGAATTATTCTGGAGAGATAAAAAATCAATTAAAAATGTGGATTATTGGATTTCCTATTCTTATTTAGATAGTAAAAGAGATTTTTTAAACTATCCATATAGTTTGAATCCTAATTTTGCATCAAAACATACGCTTTCATTTGTAGCAAAAAGGTTCTTTACAAGCCTTAAAACACAGGTTAATGCCTCTTATACTTTTAATAGTGGAAGACCCTATTATGACATTATTTCTCAAAACGGACAGAATATCATCAGAAATGAGGGAACGATAAAAGACTTTAGTGCACTGAATCTAAGCATTAATTACCTTCCTAACCTTGGAAAAAAAGATGCAAAGTCATTTCCGGTGTTTGTGCTAAGTGTAAATAATGTCCTGAATACTAAAAACATTTATGGATATAACTTTTCTTCAAACGGGCAAAGTTCCGCACTTAGACCACCAGTAAATACATTTGTATTCATAGGTGTATTCATCAGCTTTGGAATAGACAGAACTCAGGATGCAATTAACAGTACATTATAA
- a CDS encoding tetratricopeptide repeat protein: protein MKKLFLATALLLTGFIAFAQSAYEKVMTDKIGKIVQCKTNDDFTALSNDFSRIGDKEKSQWLPYYYAALSAIQGGRVLMRDQKTDGLDVSGDAALNYISKAEALSPNNAELFLLKKMAHGIKMMVDPMSRYMTEGQEAQKALGEAIKLDPNNPRIYILQAEDLYFTPEQYGGDKKKAKETFLKAKELFKTNKPKTAIDPNWGESEADYFLSQMK from the coding sequence ATGAAAAAATTATTTTTAGCAACAGCCCTTCTTTTAACAGGCTTTATTGCCTTTGCACAAAGTGCTTATGAAAAAGTAATGACGGATAAAATTGGCAAAATTGTGCAGTGCAAGACCAATGATGATTTTACAGCATTAAGCAATGATTTCTCCAGAATCGGAGATAAAGAAAAGTCACAATGGCTACCTTATTATTATGCTGCTTTGTCTGCAATACAAGGAGGACGAGTTCTGATGAGAGATCAGAAAACAGACGGGTTAGATGTTTCCGGAGATGCTGCGCTGAATTATATATCAAAGGCTGAGGCTTTGAGTCCAAATAATGCAGAGCTTTTTCTTCTGAAAAAAATGGCACATGGTATTAAAATGATGGTAGATCCAATGTCACGTTATATGACAGAGGGGCAGGAAGCACAGAAAGCCTTAGGGGAAGCTATCAAATTAGACCCAAATAATCCGAGAATATATATTCTTCAGGCAGAAGATCTTTATTTCACACCGGAACAGTATGGAGGAGATAAGAAAAAAGCGAAAGAGACTTTTCTGAAAGCAAAAGAACTTTTCAAAACAAATAAGCCAAAGACGGCAATAGACCCAAACTGGGGAGAAAGTGAAGCTGATTATTTCCTTTCTCAGATGAAATAA
- a CDS encoding 2TM domain-containing protein encodes MFVIEIKKMNRKFFIICIWITLICTIIFGIIEPGYFSWDNIWKSFVISSMYCIFLSMSQGYLNGYLDKKWSWIEDTKKRLIYGVSLTVVVTIATVILCNYINFVLIQNVSTEKFFSRDYNFVNWFFINFALLISAIFHARGFMNAWKSAAKQAVTEQKIIASSANAQFESLKNQLDPHFLFNSLNVLSALIEENPDNAQKFTSSMSKIYRYVLEQKDKEVVSLDEEINFARTYIELLKYRFEDSIIFHLNIEDDNSKDFVVPLSLQLLLENCIKHNHATSAKPLQVEIFAKEGYLIIKNNLQKRELPNEKSGIGLSNIVQRYSLLTKRNVFIENDENTFSVKIPILTQKNTTMQVNYENDEREAYKKASRRVKEIKDFYSNLISYCCVIPFIVVINLMTSPKFLWFVFPMLGWGLGVAIHGFTTFGIGKSWEERKIQELMNKDKNIQQWK; translated from the coding sequence ATGTTTGTAATAGAAATTAAGAAAATGAACCGAAAATTTTTTATCATATGTATCTGGATTACGCTAATATGCACCATAATATTTGGTATTATCGAACCAGGCTATTTCTCTTGGGATAACATATGGAAATCTTTCGTTATTTCTTCTATGTATTGTATTTTCTTGTCAATGTCACAAGGATATCTTAATGGATATTTAGATAAAAAATGGAGCTGGATAGAAGATACAAAAAAAAGACTTATTTACGGGGTATCGTTAACCGTGGTTGTAACAATTGCAACTGTTATATTGTGTAACTATATCAACTTTGTACTCATACAGAATGTGAGCACAGAGAAATTCTTTTCAAGAGATTATAATTTTGTCAATTGGTTTTTTATCAATTTTGCTTTACTTATTTCGGCTATTTTTCATGCCAGAGGTTTTATGAATGCATGGAAATCTGCGGCAAAACAAGCCGTTACCGAGCAAAAGATAATTGCTTCTTCAGCGAATGCACAATTTGAAAGTCTTAAAAATCAACTAGATCCACATTTTTTATTTAACTCATTGAATGTTTTAAGTGCGCTGATAGAAGAGAATCCGGATAATGCACAAAAGTTTACATCTTCCATGTCCAAAATCTACAGATACGTTCTGGAGCAAAAAGATAAAGAAGTGGTTTCTCTGGATGAAGAAATTAATTTTGCCAGAACCTATATAGAACTTTTGAAATACCGTTTTGAAGACAGTATTATATTTCACCTGAATATCGAAGATGATAATTCTAAAGACTTTGTGGTGCCGCTTTCGTTACAATTACTGCTGGAAAACTGTATTAAGCATAATCATGCCACATCTGCAAAACCTTTACAAGTTGAGATCTTTGCTAAAGAAGGATATCTTATCATTAAAAACAATCTTCAGAAGAGAGAACTCCCAAACGAAAAATCCGGTATAGGACTTTCTAATATTGTACAGAGATATAGTCTTCTGACAAAAAGAAATGTATTTATCGAAAACGACGAAAACACATTTAGTGTAAAAATTCCAATATTAACTCAAAAAAATACCACCATGCAAGTAAATTATGAAAATGATGAGAGAGAAGCCTATAAAAAGGCTTCACGCAGAGTAAAAGAAATTAAAGATTTTTATTCCAATCTTATTTCCTATTGTTGTGTGATACCATTTATCGTGGTAATCAATCTGATGACTTCACCAAAATTTCTTTGGTTTGTTTTCCCAATGTTAGGATGGGGGTTAGGTGTTGCTATCCACGGATTTACCACTTTCGGAATTGGTAAAAGCTGGGAAGAAAGAAAGATACAAGAATTAATGAATAAAGACAAAAACATACAGCAATGGAAATAA
- a CDS encoding 2TM domain-containing protein, with amino-acid sequence MEINNQLEAYSEARRQVRRETRLYGNVLMCCAFWGFAGINDIFDFVNIPRWIVIVFIIISIFTALKFVKLIFSGMIFNKSWEENRIRELMRKNN; translated from the coding sequence ATGGAAATAAATAACCAGCTAGAAGCTTATTCTGAAGCAAGGAGACAGGTAAGAAGAGAGACACGACTTTATGGAAATGTACTAATGTGTTGTGCTTTTTGGGGATTTGCAGGAATCAATGATATTTTTGATTTTGTGAATATTCCGCGATGGATTGTAATAGTGTTTATCATTATAAGCATATTTACAGCATTAAAATTTGTAAAGCTTATCTTCTCCGGAATGATTTTTAATAAAAGCTGGGAGGAAAACAGAATCAGGGAGCTGATGAGGAAGAACAATTAA
- a CDS encoding 2TM domain-containing protein, with the protein MKSYLNNDSESFSDEEIEFLEAQRRVKEIRGFYIHFLIYLTVNIFILISNFYEYHQIGWTNIYVPVLWGIVILIHAGSVFLPGIIFGSNWEKKKIKKLMEKYKSQNKYD; encoded by the coding sequence ATGAAAAGTTATCTTAATAATGATTCAGAATCCTTTTCGGATGAGGAAATAGAATTTCTTGAAGCCCAAAGAAGAGTAAAAGAAATCAGAGGGTTTTATATCCATTTTCTGATATATTTAACGGTTAATATATTTATACTTATTTCTAACTTTTATGAGTATCATCAGATAGGATGGACAAATATATATGTACCTGTCTTATGGGGAATTGTAATTCTTATTCATGCAGGATCTGTTTTTCTTCCGGGTATAATTTTCGGAAGCAATTGGGAAAAAAAGAAAATAAAGAAATTAATGGAAAAATATAAATCTCAGAATAAATATGATTAA
- a CDS encoding LytR/AlgR family response regulator transcription factor encodes MIKTLIIEDEKPAARRLERMLSTFPELEIQKIIHSVEDGIQWLSENEHPKLIFSDIVLGDGLSFDIFEKIPTKSFIIYTTAFDQYTLKAFKLNSIDYLLKPIDEEDLTKAIDKFKSFIPSGEITPSYEVKSMLGKEKTTLSRILVKIGYNLKIVMTSEVSCFYSENKIVYLQTAERSFPTDFSLEELENVLDESQFFRVNRQFMINLNYIKSIHTSPIYKVEMTCQPDAEITVSRDRVKDFKDWLVR; translated from the coding sequence ATGATTAAAACACTCATTATTGAAGACGAAAAACCTGCAGCACGACGTCTTGAGCGAATGCTCTCTACATTTCCGGAACTGGAAATCCAAAAGATTATACATTCCGTGGAAGACGGGATACAATGGCTCTCGGAAAATGAACATCCTAAGTTAATTTTTTCTGATATTGTTCTGGGGGATGGACTTTCGTTTGATATTTTTGAGAAAATACCTACTAAAAGCTTTATTATTTATACAACAGCATTTGATCAGTATACTCTGAAGGCTTTCAAGCTGAATAGTATTGATTATCTGTTAAAGCCAATTGATGAAGAGGACCTGACAAAAGCTATTGATAAGTTTAAAAGTTTTATTCCATCTGGTGAAATAACACCGTCTTATGAGGTAAAGTCAATGCTGGGAAAAGAGAAAACAACTCTTTCACGTATACTGGTGAAAATAGGTTATAATCTGAAGATTGTGATGACATCGGAGGTGAGTTGTTTTTACAGTGAAAACAAAATAGTATATCTTCAAACAGCAGAGCGTAGTTTTCCGACAGACTTTTCTCTTGAAGAATTGGAAAATGTTTTGGATGAGTCACAATTTTTTAGAGTAAACAGACAGTTTATGATTAATCTGAATTATATTAAAAGTATTCATACATCACCCATTTATAAAGTAGAAATGACGTGTCAACCTGATGCGGAAATTACTGTAAGCCGAGATCGGGTGAAAGATTTCAAAGACTGGTTGGTTAGATAA
- a CDS encoding RNA polymerase sigma factor — translation MDKELIEIIERCQKSDRKAQELLYRRYSNVLFSICLRYSNSYENAQDVFQEGFILIFKKITQYSFSGSFEGWIKRVMVNLNLEKYRQKEIWLTEIEENMPLIDEEDTDLNDFQNINYQDLIQYVQNLPTQYRQVFNLYVFEEYTHNEIAENLKISPGTSKSNLSRAREILRKELLKLKHKAE, via the coding sequence TTGGATAAAGAACTCATTGAGATCATCGAGCGATGCCAAAAAAGCGATAGGAAAGCACAAGAACTTTTATATCGCAGGTATTCTAATGTTCTGTTCTCAATATGCCTGAGGTATTCCAACAGCTATGAAAATGCTCAGGATGTATTTCAGGAAGGCTTTATTCTTATTTTTAAAAAAATCACACAGTATAGCTTTTCAGGATCCTTTGAAGGTTGGATAAAACGTGTGATGGTTAATCTGAATCTTGAAAAATATCGGCAAAAAGAGATATGGTTAACAGAAATAGAGGAGAATATGCCTCTTATAGATGAAGAAGATACTGATCTGAATGACTTCCAGAATATCAATTACCAAGATCTTATACAATATGTTCAAAACCTGCCGACACAGTATAGGCAGGTTTTTAACCTTTATGTTTTTGAAGAATATACACATAACGAAATAGCAGAAAATTTAAAAATATCACCAGGAACATCTAAATCCAACTTATCCAGGGCAAGAGAAATTCTTAGAAAAGAATTGTTGAAATTAAAACACAAAGCAGAATGA
- the nagB gene encoding glucosamine-6-phosphate deaminase produces the protein MQRLNLLEETRFEKIPVTVYSSEAEATKVVADRIAKLIKDKQAKGEKAVLGLATGVTPIKVYQELVRLHKEEGLSFNNVVTFNLDEYYPMLPNEPQSYVTFMNENLFNHVDVPKENIHIPDGSIKEEEVAEFCKEYEQKINSFGGLDIQILGIGRTGHIGFNEPGAAPNSGTRMVTLDDLTRKDASRDFGGKENVPKKAITMGVGSIFKAREIILMAWNKKKAPIIKKAVEGEVSSDIPATYLQLSQNVEFIVDEDAASLLTRFDKPWLAQDIEWDDVITKKAVVWLSQKLGKPILKLTDDDYNTHGMDKLITEKGPAYNMNIKIFNELQHTITGWPGGKPNVDDSQRPERANPAKKNVLLFSPHPDDDVISMGGTFIKLADQGHNVHVAYQTSGNAAVWDDDVLRYLEFAEDFSKLVGFDDQKVKNIYKDNVEIFEQKKPNQTDTEFVRKVKFLIRKGEAIAGARFVGLNEDQIHFQDLPFYDRRKFDKSSSYEDDIQQTIELLRKVKPHQVFAAGDFEDPHGTHKVCFDIILEALKRLKETDEWTKDCWLWMYRGAWHEFPIHEIEMAVPLSPQEVYKKRLAIFKHQSQKDLPVFPGDDAREFWVRAEDRTSETAQLYNNLGLAEYEAIEAFVRYKF, from the coding sequence ATGCAAAGATTAAATCTATTAGAAGAAACAAGATTCGAAAAAATTCCTGTAACGGTCTATTCTTCAGAAGCAGAAGCAACAAAGGTTGTAGCAGACAGAATAGCAAAGTTAATTAAAGATAAACAAGCTAAGGGCGAGAAAGCAGTGTTGGGTCTGGCAACAGGTGTTACACCAATAAAAGTTTATCAGGAGCTGGTACGACTTCATAAAGAAGAAGGACTAAGTTTTAACAATGTTGTCACCTTTAATTTGGACGAGTATTATCCTATGCTGCCAAATGAACCTCAGAGTTATGTAACCTTCATGAACGAAAATCTTTTCAATCATGTTGATGTACCAAAAGAGAATATTCATATTCCGGATGGAAGTATCAAAGAAGAAGAGGTAGCTGAATTTTGTAAAGAATATGAACAAAAAATTAACTCATTTGGAGGATTAGATATTCAGATTCTGGGAATTGGACGTACCGGGCATATTGGTTTTAACGAACCCGGAGCTGCTCCAAATTCAGGAACGAGAATGGTAACACTAGATGATCTTACACGTAAAGATGCATCCAGAGATTTCGGGGGAAAAGAAAATGTTCCAAAGAAAGCCATCACGATGGGTGTAGGATCAATTTTCAAGGCCAGAGAAATCATTTTGATGGCTTGGAATAAGAAAAAAGCGCCAATCATTAAAAAAGCAGTAGAAGGAGAGGTGTCTTCTGATATTCCTGCAACTTATCTGCAGCTTTCACAGAATGTGGAGTTCATTGTTGATGAAGATGCAGCATCATTATTAACAAGATTTGATAAGCCTTGGCTGGCTCAGGATATTGAGTGGGATGATGTAATTACTAAAAAAGCTGTTGTTTGGTTGTCTCAGAAATTAGGTAAACCAATCCTTAAACTTACTGATGACGATTATAATACTCATGGTATGGATAAGCTGATTACTGAGAAAGGTCCGGCTTATAACATGAATATCAAGATATTTAATGAGTTACAGCATACAATTACTGGTTGGCCGGGAGGTAAGCCCAACGTGGATGACTCTCAGAGACCAGAAAGAGCAAATCCTGCGAAAAAGAATGTATTATTATTCTCTCCACATCCAGATGATGATGTTATCTCTATGGGGGGAACATTTATTAAACTTGCAGACCAAGGACATAATGTCCATGTAGCATACCAAACTTCCGGAAATGCTGCCGTTTGGGACGATGATGTACTGAGATATTTAGAGTTTGCTGAAGACTTCTCTAAACTGGTTGGTTTCGACGATCAGAAGGTAAAGAATATCTATAAAGATAATGTTGAAATTTTTGAACAGAAAAAACCAAATCAGACAGATACAGAATTTGTAAGAAAAGTTAAGTTTTTGATCAGAAAAGGAGAAGCGATTGCAGGAGCTCGTTTTGTGGGGCTAAATGAAGATCAGATTCACTTCCAGGATCTTCCTTTTTATGACAGGAGAAAGTTTGATAAAAGCAGTTCTTATGAGGATGATATCCAACAGACTATAGAATTGTTGAGAAAAGTGAAGCCACATCAGGTTTTTGCAGCAGGAGATTTTGAAGATCCGCACGGAACCCACAAAGTATGCTTTGATATTATTTTGGAAGCTTTAAAAAGGCTAAAAGAAACTGACGAGTGGACAAAAGACTGTTGGTTATGGATGTATCGTGGTGCATGGCATGAATTCCCGATTCATGAAATCGAAATGGCGGTACCGCTTTCTCCACAGGAAGTTTATAAGAAGAGATTAGCTATATTCAAGCACCAGTCACAGAAAGATTTACCGGTTTTCCCTGGTGATGATGCCCGTGAATTCTGGGTAAGAGCTGAAGACAGAACCAGCGAAACGGCACAGTTGTACAACAACTTAGGTTTAGCTGAATATGAAGCGATTGAAGCTTTTGTAAGATATAAGTTTTAA
- a CDS encoding PA0069 family radical SAM protein, translated as MAIDPVKGQGAQQNVHNRFDRYSFDSEDEDVDLRKTNFTEVFPKTIVNQVKSPDLPMEYSLNPYQGCEHGCSYCFARPTHEYWGYSAGVDFERSIMFKRNAPELLEKFFKKRGYQPKPILVSGNTDCYQPVERKLEITRKLLQIFLDYRHPVNIITKNALVLRDIDILKPLAEQNLVSVALSIPTINEDLRRAMEPRTSSSKNKLHAVEELTKNGIPVHIMVAPIIPGLNSDEILSIMKETSEAGALSAGCTLVRLNDTVEPVFVKWIETYFPDRKDKVLNLIRSMRGGNLGEKRFYNRYEGEGNIAEMIHNTVKLGKRKFFAGRERIILDTSNFTGTKDQQLRLF; from the coding sequence ATGGCTATAGATCCCGTAAAAGGACAGGGTGCTCAGCAGAATGTACATAACAGATTCGATCGGTATTCGTTTGATTCTGAGGATGAAGATGTGGATCTGAGAAAAACTAATTTTACTGAAGTTTTCCCAAAGACTATAGTCAACCAGGTCAAAAGTCCGGATCTGCCTATGGAGTACTCTCTGAATCCTTATCAGGGATGCGAACACGGATGCTCTTATTGTTTTGCGAGACCTACTCATGAATATTGGGGATATAGCGCGGGAGTAGATTTTGAGCGTAGTATTATGTTTAAGAGGAATGCTCCTGAATTACTTGAGAAATTTTTTAAGAAAAGAGGTTATCAGCCAAAGCCCATTTTAGTGTCTGGTAATACAGATTGTTATCAGCCTGTAGAACGTAAGCTTGAGATCACCAGAAAGCTTTTGCAAATCTTTCTGGACTACAGGCATCCTGTTAATATTATTACCAAGAATGCTTTAGTACTTCGGGATATAGACATTCTGAAACCTCTAGCAGAACAGAATCTTGTTTCTGTGGCTTTGAGTATTCCGACAATTAATGAAGATCTAAGAAGGGCTATGGAGCCACGGACATCTTCATCCAAAAATAAATTGCACGCTGTAGAAGAACTTACTAAAAACGGTATTCCGGTACATATAATGGTTGCCCCTATTATTCCGGGGCTGAATAGTGATGAAATACTCAGCATTATGAAAGAGACTTCTGAAGCAGGAGCACTATCTGCAGGATGTACATTGGTAAGGCTAAATGATACTGTGGAGCCAGTATTTGTGAAATGGATAGAAACTTACTTTCCTGACAGGAAAGATAAAGTCCTTAATCTTATACGCTCTATGCGAGGAGGAAATCTGGGTGAAAAAAGATTTTATAACCGTTATGAGGGAGAAGGAAATATTGCAGAAATGATTCACAATACAGTAAAACTTGGTAAAAGAAAGTTTTTCGCCGGAAGGGAAAGAATCATATTGGATACAAGCAATTTTACCGGCACAAAAGACCAGCAACTCCGGTTGTTTTAG
- a CDS encoding GNAT family N-acetyltransferase yields MEEIIFRQAEGKDKHIIWEILQQAIERRRNDGSNQWQDGYPNIQTVENDIKKGQGYVLTLNDEVITYAALIFNDEPAYEAIQGKWLTNGDFMVVHRVAVSEKAAGKGIVKKLFGMLEDFAKSHQVYSIKVDTNFDNLAMLAILEKLGYTYCGEVIFRENFRKAYEKVLTA; encoded by the coding sequence ATGGAAGAAATCATATTCAGACAGGCAGAAGGTAAAGACAAACATATAATTTGGGAAATTCTTCAGCAAGCAATTGAAAGAAGAAGAAATGACGGAAGCAATCAGTGGCAGGACGGTTATCCAAATATACAAACTGTTGAAAATGATATAAAAAAAGGACAGGGGTATGTTCTGACACTTAATGACGAAGTAATTACTTATGCTGCTTTGATTTTTAATGATGAACCTGCATATGAAGCGATTCAGGGCAAGTGGCTTACAAATGGAGACTTTATGGTTGTTCACAGAGTCGCAGTTTCCGAAAAAGCAGCCGGAAAGGGTATTGTAAAGAAATTATTCGGAATGTTAGAAGATTTTGCCAAATCTCATCAGGTATACAGTATAAAGGTAGATACCAATTTCGATAACCTTGCTATGCTTGCTATTCTTGAAAAATTGGGATACACATATTGTGGAGAAGTTATTTTCCGTGAAAACTTCCGTAAAGCCTATGAAAAAGTATTAACTGCTTAA